In Micromonospora purpureochromogenes, a single window of DNA contains:
- a CDS encoding RtcB family protein — translation MAFTPLPGTRAPVRVWTDPYGIEPQAAQQLRNIGALPWVQGVAVMPDVHFGKGATVGSVIAMRQAVSPAAVGVDIGCGMSAVRTSLTAADLPDNLAPLRAAIEAAVPVGFAKRTDPVDPRRIRGLEQAGWDAFWKRFGELDRRVAQLESRAQHQMGTLGGGNHFIEVCVEQGGPDAGQVWLMLHSGSRNIGKELAERHIGVARKLPHNTDLPDRDLAVLLAGTPEMDAYRRDLWWAQEYARRNRAVMLALLCGVVREQFPQVAYGEPISCHHNYVAEESYDGVDVLVTRKGAIRAGRGDLGIIPGSMGTGSYIVRGKGNPDAYCSASHGAGRRMSRGQAKRTYSTADLVRQTAGVECRKDAGVVDEIPGAYKDITKVMAQQDDLVEVVAHLKQVVCVKG, via the coding sequence ATGGCATTCACCCCGCTGCCGGGCACCCGGGCGCCGGTACGGGTCTGGACCGACCCGTACGGCATCGAGCCGCAGGCCGCGCAGCAGCTGCGCAACATCGGCGCGCTGCCCTGGGTGCAGGGCGTCGCGGTCATGCCCGACGTGCACTTCGGCAAGGGCGCCACCGTCGGCTCCGTCATCGCCATGCGGCAGGCCGTCTCGCCCGCGGCCGTCGGCGTGGACATCGGCTGCGGGATGTCCGCGGTGCGTACCTCGCTCACCGCGGCCGACCTGCCGGACAACCTGGCGCCGCTGCGCGCGGCGATCGAGGCGGCCGTCCCGGTCGGCTTCGCCAAGCGGACCGACCCGGTCGACCCGCGCCGGATCCGGGGCCTGGAGCAGGCCGGCTGGGACGCCTTCTGGAAGCGGTTCGGCGAGCTGGACCGCCGGGTGGCGCAGCTGGAGAGCCGGGCCCAGCACCAGATGGGCACCCTTGGTGGGGGTAACCACTTCATCGAGGTCTGCGTCGAGCAGGGCGGGCCGGACGCCGGCCAGGTCTGGCTGATGCTGCACTCCGGGTCCCGCAACATCGGCAAGGAACTCGCCGAGCGGCACATCGGGGTGGCGCGGAAGCTGCCGCACAACACCGACCTGCCCGACCGCGACCTGGCGGTGCTCCTCGCCGGCACGCCGGAGATGGACGCCTACCGCCGGGACCTCTGGTGGGCACAGGAGTACGCGCGGCGCAACCGCGCGGTCATGCTGGCGCTGCTCTGCGGCGTGGTCCGGGAGCAGTTCCCGCAGGTCGCCTACGGCGAGCCGATCAGCTGCCACCACAACTACGTGGCGGAGGAGAGCTACGACGGGGTGGACGTGCTGGTCACCCGCAAGGGCGCGATCCGGGCCGGTCGGGGGGACCTGGGCATCATCCCGGGGTCGATGGGCACCGGCTCGTACATCGTGCGCGGCAAGGGGAACCCGGACGCGTACTGCTCGGCGTCGCACGGCGCCGGGCGGCGGATGTCGCGGGGGCAGGCGAAGCGGACGTACAGCACCGCCGACCTGGTCCGGCAGACCGCCGGGGTGGAGTGCCGCAAGGACGCCGGGGTGGTCGACGAGATCCCCGGCGCGTACAAGGACATCACCAAGGTGATGGCGCAGCAGGACGACCTGGTCGAGGTGGTGGCGCACCTCAAGCAGGTGGTCTGCGTGAAGGGTTAG
- the lexA gene encoding transcriptional repressor LexA yields MTTSNGAEVEPPHISAKQQRILTVIRDWIQPHGYPPTVREIGAAVGLGSPSSVAHHLNMLERRGLLRREANASRAVDIRRAQVGPASNGADEPGVKVPVLGTIAAGAPILAEEHVEDELRLPRNLVGHGTLFALLVKGESMIEAAICDGDVVVVRRQAVAENGDIVAAMIEGEATVKAYRTRDGRVELVPRNPLYEVISAEHAVILGKVVCVLRRV; encoded by the coding sequence ATGACAACCTCCAATGGTGCCGAGGTCGAGCCGCCCCACATCAGCGCCAAGCAGCAGCGCATCCTGACTGTTATCCGCGATTGGATCCAGCCGCACGGCTACCCACCCACCGTTCGCGAGATCGGTGCAGCGGTCGGGCTTGGCTCCCCCTCGTCCGTGGCGCACCACCTGAACATGCTGGAACGGCGCGGCCTCCTGCGTCGAGAGGCGAACGCATCCAGGGCGGTCGACATCCGTAGGGCGCAGGTTGGCCCGGCATCGAACGGAGCGGACGAGCCAGGCGTCAAAGTTCCCGTGCTTGGCACTATCGCTGCCGGCGCCCCTATCCTCGCAGAGGAACACGTGGAGGACGAGCTGAGGCTGCCTCGCAACCTAGTCGGGCACGGCACACTGTTCGCTCTGCTAGTTAAGGGCGAATCCATGATCGAGGCGGCGATCTGCGACGGAGACGTTGTCGTCGTGCGCCGGCAGGCGGTCGCCGAGAACGGCGACATCGTCGCCGCGATGATCGAGGGCGAGGCGACGGTCAAGGCCTACCGGACCCGCGACGGTCGCGTCGAGCTCGTCCCGCGAAATCCGCTCTACGAGGTGATCTCCGCCGAACACGCGGTCATCCTGGGCAAGGTCGTCTGTGTGCTTCGGCGCGTCTAG
- a CDS encoding sensor histidine kinase — MATGAVPPGRLRRRLTVAFVLVAGVSAGVLAGGSYLMLRQARLDGSVQRAAADARYQLVLAGQFVPLTDTRRAELLTSFEGSGRHVLLVADDTRASHPSYAPTPGPRLRAAVTDGQLGYERLDGAGGRHLLVVGGRIPGSTAELYAVTDESDLVGGLDQLRTALAVGWLAVVALAAGVGHSLARRTLEPVGRASRAARAVAEGLLATRLPVRGRDEFSDWAAAFNDMAQALQTKIDDLSRAEARERRFTADVAHELRTPVTALVAAASLLADRLDTLPDDSRRAAELLVADVVRLRTLVEELMEISRLDAGREAVSLASVPALAPLRGLVAAHGWAGRVVVAGDEAVLRTDPRRLERVLVNLVGNAVTHGQGEVRASVTRAGPLLVYEVSDQGPGIAAEHLPHVFDRFYKADPARSGRGSGLGLAIARENARLLGGRLTVRSTPGVGTTFQLALPLTPPDTDPGGEP, encoded by the coding sequence ATGGCCACGGGCGCCGTACCGCCGGGTCGGCTCCGCCGCCGGTTGACGGTGGCGTTCGTACTGGTCGCCGGGGTCTCCGCCGGGGTGCTCGCCGGCGGGTCGTACCTGATGCTGCGCCAGGCCCGGCTGGACGGCTCGGTGCAGCGGGCGGCGGCCGACGCCCGCTACCAGCTCGTCCTGGCCGGGCAGTTCGTGCCGCTGACCGACACCCGGCGCGCTGAGCTGCTGACCAGCTTCGAGGGCAGCGGCCGGCACGTGCTGCTGGTCGCCGATGACACCCGCGCCTCCCACCCCTCGTACGCCCCCACCCCCGGCCCGCGGCTGCGGGCCGCCGTCACCGACGGGCAACTCGGCTACGAGCGGCTGGACGGCGCCGGCGGACGGCACCTGCTGGTGGTCGGCGGACGGATCCCGGGCTCGACCGCCGAGCTGTACGCCGTCACCGACGAGAGCGACCTGGTCGGCGGGCTGGACCAGCTGCGCACCGCGCTGGCGGTCGGCTGGCTGGCGGTGGTGGCGCTCGCCGCGGGCGTCGGGCACTCCCTGGCCCGGCGCACCCTCGAACCGGTTGGCCGGGCCAGCCGGGCCGCCCGGGCCGTGGCGGAAGGGCTGCTGGCGACCCGGCTGCCGGTGCGCGGCCGGGACGAGTTCAGCGACTGGGCCGCCGCGTTCAACGACATGGCGCAGGCGCTCCAGACGAAGATCGACGACCTGTCCCGGGCCGAGGCCCGGGAGCGGCGGTTCACCGCCGACGTCGCGCACGAACTGCGTACCCCGGTCACCGCCCTGGTGGCGGCGGCCTCGCTGCTGGCCGACCGGCTCGACACGCTGCCCGACGACTCCCGCCGCGCCGCCGAGCTGCTGGTAGCCGACGTGGTACGGCTGCGCACGCTGGTCGAGGAGCTGATGGAGATCTCCCGGCTGGACGCCGGCCGGGAGGCGGTCAGCCTGGCGTCGGTGCCCGCCCTCGCCCCGCTGCGCGGCCTGGTCGCGGCGCACGGCTGGGCCGGCCGGGTCGTCGTCGCCGGCGACGAGGCCGTCCTGCGCACCGACCCACGCCGGCTGGAACGGGTGCTGGTCAACCTGGTCGGCAACGCCGTCACGCACGGCCAGGGCGAGGTCCGTGCGAGCGTCACCCGCGCCGGCCCGCTGCTCGTGTACGAGGTGAGCGACCAGGGGCCGGGGATCGCCGCCGAGCACCTGCCGCACGTGTTCGACCGCTTCTACAAGGCCGACCCGGCGCGCTCCGGTCGGGGCAGCGGGCTCGGCCTGGCCATCGCCCGGGAGAACGCCCGGCTGCTCGGCGGCCGGCTCACCGTACGCAGCACCCCCGGCGTCGGCACCACGTTCCAGCTGGCGCTGCCGCTGACCCCGCCCGACACCGACCCGGGAGGAGAACCGTGA
- a CDS encoding NAD-dependent epimerase/dehydratase family protein has protein sequence MRILITGAPGFLGRAVARALSEAGHELTLVTHQRKMPRRSLRMTRPRGTYGTRDFAVLSWNPANTTGSVIWPRLCPDVLARLLDTVSETRLRTATFASHQISGEDVDEEQSAC, from the coding sequence TTGCGTATTCTCATCACGGGGGCGCCCGGATTCCTCGGCCGTGCGGTCGCACGGGCGCTCAGCGAGGCCGGCCACGAGCTGACTCTGGTGACACATCAGCGCAAGATGCCGCGTCGTTCTCTTCGCATGACGCGGCCGAGGGGGACGTACGGGACACGAGATTTCGCCGTGTTGTCCTGGAATCCGGCAAACACGACCGGGTCCGTCATCTGGCCGCGCTTGTGCCCGGACGTGCTGGCCCGGCTGCTAGACACCGTCAGTGAGACCCGACTCCGCACCGCCACCTTCGCGAGCCACCAAATTAGCGGCGAGGACGTCGACGAGGAGCAGTCAGCGTGTTAG
- a CDS encoding Gmad2 immunoglobulin-like domain-containing protein, which produces MNRLPALLTALALLLAGCADARSGTLGPAPRAAAPSTAGAPVTAPTAPPGTPTAGTPGPTATRSTAPVTPPRTGTPSPAGTGSVTVQLWFARAGVVVPTRRTRPTTVATSRLALAELAAGPTSAEAATGLATLVPAGVEMVRIAEGTATVAPPPSFADTDAPTLRLRRAQVVWTLTQFPTVRRVAFAGSGVVLARTDLADLLAPIVVTEPAIGQRVTGPVTVAGTADVYEATVSIRILDGSGRVVGTGFTTATCGSGCRGDYRGGVAYRLASAGPGTVEVYEVSPRDGSRTHVVAVPVLLAATA; this is translated from the coding sequence GTGAACCGGCTGCCCGCCCTGCTCACCGCGCTCGCGCTGCTGCTCGCCGGCTGCGCCGACGCCCGCTCGGGCACCCTCGGACCGGCCCCCCGCGCCGCCGCGCCCAGCACCGCCGGCGCCCCGGTGACCGCCCCCACCGCCCCGCCGGGCACCCCCACCGCCGGCACCCCCGGCCCCACCGCCACCCGGTCGACCGCGCCGGTGACACCGCCCCGGACCGGGACGCCGTCGCCGGCCGGCACGGGCAGCGTGACCGTGCAGCTCTGGTTCGCCCGCGCCGGGGTGGTGGTGCCGACCCGGCGTACCCGACCCACCACCGTCGCCACCTCGCGGCTGGCGCTGGCGGAACTGGCCGCCGGGCCCACGTCCGCCGAGGCCGCCACCGGCCTGGCCACCCTGGTCCCCGCCGGCGTCGAGATGGTCCGGATAGCCGAGGGCACCGCCACCGTCGCCCCGCCCCCGTCCTTCGCCGACACCGACGCCCCGACGCTGCGACTGCGGCGGGCGCAGGTGGTCTGGACGCTCACCCAGTTTCCCACCGTGCGCCGGGTGGCCTTCGCCGGTAGCGGCGTCGTGCTGGCCCGCACCGACCTCGCCGACCTGCTGGCGCCGATCGTGGTCACCGAGCCGGCCATCGGCCAGCGGGTCACCGGGCCGGTCACCGTCGCCGGCACCGCCGACGTGTACGAGGCGACCGTCTCGATCCGGATCCTCGACGGCAGCGGCCGGGTGGTCGGCACCGGCTTCACCACCGCCACCTGCGGCAGCGGCTGCCGCGGCGACTACCGCGGCGGGGTCGCCTACCGGTTGGCGTCCGCCGGCCCCGGCACCGTCGAGGTGTACGAGGTGTCGCCCCGCGACGGCTCCCGGACCCACGTGGTGGCCGTGCCGGTCCTGCTGGCCGCCACCGCCTGA
- a CDS encoding DUF6058 family natural product biosynthesis protein: MGLAEQVAQRFREVNGDHPMTAADDAYVDAQFVVLEELCAAHGRDVDAVRRLMLDRRLPLPGYLRSDGAQLVPADLFWLADRAGGPAALRAWFTAHWADPAEGAAEWDVYLSGRYVCLRSVTPETIRRKDELTVAIRAAVDRPEPGAGWARRLHALVDELDGLEPAFTGYDRLRFGGPTSRDSYVDAVRARFPRPAAGGRAPGPAGSAG; encoded by the coding sequence ATGGGGCTGGCGGAGCAGGTGGCGCAACGTTTTCGGGAGGTAAACGGGGACCATCCGATGACGGCGGCCGACGACGCGTACGTCGACGCGCAGTTCGTGGTCCTCGAGGAGCTCTGCGCGGCGCACGGGCGCGACGTCGACGCCGTACGCCGGCTGATGCTGGACCGGCGGTTGCCGCTGCCGGGCTACCTGCGCTCGGACGGCGCGCAGCTGGTGCCGGCGGACCTGTTCTGGCTGGCCGACCGGGCGGGCGGGCCGGCGGCCTTGCGGGCCTGGTTCACCGCGCACTGGGCTGACCCGGCGGAGGGCGCGGCGGAGTGGGACGTCTACCTCAGCGGCCGGTACGTGTGCCTGCGGTCGGTGACGCCGGAGACGATCCGGCGCAAGGACGAGCTGACCGTGGCGATCCGCGCGGCGGTGGACCGGCCGGAGCCCGGCGCGGGGTGGGCGCGACGGTTGCACGCGCTGGTGGACGAGTTGGACGGGCTGGAGCCGGCCTTCACCGGCTACGACCGGCTGCGCTTCGGCGGCCCGACCTCCCGGGACAGCTACGTCGACGCGGTGCGGGCGCGCTTTCCCCGGCCTGCGGCCGGCGGGCGCGCACCCGGCCCGGCCGGCTCAGCGGGGTGA
- a CDS encoding AAA family ATPase, with amino-acid sequence MNLRATHYGYAYQDLITGIALVDLMLGTAESITVDTKGFTGDRFDDLTIGYRTGRRVRFQIKHTTLDRELSKDSFSGDGRSLRLDLLYGALLSDLDQHPGTTYRVIVRDGNPDQDLAAVLKPVDAADDPGDPLPGVATRRFKFDPTALQKTEPWKTRLTGLTEVQIRTACEYLTIDTSAPASTLDFSAPGPAERALLRRVIEELGAGRTPNTNILPEYAALALAHAATGARALDGNVARERVLPQVGLTTDFGAVTEGHPIETAVVVPRAGATADVRKHVDAVAPAGGRVVVTGEPGVGKSWLCEQLADTYRDEGWIVARHHCWLGATDINREERVLTDVVIGSLLRQLEQIVPEATTDLRPRFAATPEALTVAVQACRETLPRQSVLLIVDGLDHVDRVLGRRTSQQTDPSRLLVDQLAAIDLPPGVCMLIASQPGSHLANAAPGAGDPVPMPRMSWEEIRTLATKHGLLTEPGGTEPLDDDDEHTIVDLVHDRSGGNALYATYLCRYATHTSPLDDDVAPGTVSDIIHRLTRVPDTATDVGAYYEYLLGAMTADQLFAIGTLALCDFALSANELGELLPPVMKPFLAPALKTLAPVLNSQPGLGGLRIHHESFSRHILRGKDDEWVASIRESAAAWLAARGFFTDARAFRHLPELLAHLDRYDELKELIQPGFVAEGIRAFQPPEALQRVVGIVARESEARLDWPTLITCVETRKSIDTYETESLTDSIVEYSDVVVAIVGADFVAERLMYEGRPTFPSRWGLRLCESVDRAGAAAPWKAYIDVRESESKRERSTYSSDRDGTLHLAIQLGALRLRNQRGDIPPNLAEQVAENLELDHDASLEELVDVFTAGLPAGSMPDVAAAMTDPNKAARVYLRLADLAAAETPGLPDQADFARQAWTLAPVLDIVGYLNHGIPAGDVLEGLGTNDLEADIQAATDAVLDGRSANYGDIQRWLSLLTLAHALDRSIPLKYASQLAGVGFYRAWLRYAVATIGVADDVAADVTRAEAASTAVLVALADLAAEAHPFTGDPRACDLYSIHSLVHKVVENSLIVVQPSDLGPVLTHLIAIGDGTTTTTNFGLPESGPLTTNDLLKILSRVSDHIGVDAIHALIKVIRDRRRDTNTQYSVTANFELATARICVIAGAKDEADECWRRACLLLASYGGHKDPTILEIIDSIHDIADVDIDAARACLEKLVDLVYLVRQHTNGRGTSGFVTRWWEEAATIDPIAAGIDGADTLLAMLGFEDVRAYTAHTHLLETQVMTADPIVLAALRLAVGTGWRRPTTDLELLTRLANELGRSPQTDVMLAIVANNVAATYDDQPMLYSSDQPKSAVTPELVDAVVRLGGAAFPARTPRPEQKRNSAWDSNPKPDRLELQKRLVSDQRPIVLEGRAGAILAAREFDNQRYRDDAAPRWDLDAVTNAIGWRIIEATLTYGAEAGIGLVEDVAREVSRFSDNEVFAGLGEGLAARCDGTSDALRTVASHCLTLAYIRIRGGGGWRAFAGRERVNLWTTAQELDSVTAERTLASAVTETVDSDAQRTYGVTQAVVAAFASTPTGAPGGTAVECWEAAFPVIQHRLPGIAERAGHTYRPTVAPDSQDALDVALATLALATISQPVRADLRQTLLATALVVTCRPRIGQAALVHVLRAGLDAGRTTWLLDVVRTCLPIGDLTDEMASELTQLAGTDWLSVRVLAGRILDAHGRPVPYPTATEPAPKVRAAFHDLMRKRE; translated from the coding sequence ATGAACCTGAGAGCGACGCACTACGGCTATGCATACCAGGACCTCATCACTGGCATCGCCCTCGTCGACCTCATGCTAGGCACCGCCGAAAGCATCACGGTCGACACCAAGGGGTTCACGGGCGACCGGTTCGACGACCTGACTATCGGCTACAGGACCGGTCGGCGAGTCCGTTTCCAGATCAAGCACACGACTCTGGACCGCGAGCTCTCGAAGGACAGCTTCTCCGGAGACGGGAGGAGTCTCCGGCTCGACTTGCTGTACGGCGCTCTCCTGTCCGACCTGGACCAGCATCCCGGCACTACGTACCGGGTCATCGTCCGCGACGGCAACCCGGATCAGGACCTCGCCGCCGTGCTAAAACCCGTTGACGCGGCAGACGACCCTGGTGACCCGCTGCCGGGCGTCGCCACCCGCAGGTTCAAGTTCGACCCGACGGCCCTCCAGAAAACTGAACCCTGGAAAACGCGTCTTACCGGGCTCACTGAAGTGCAGATCCGCACGGCGTGCGAGTACCTCACGATCGACACCAGCGCCCCGGCTTCGACGCTCGACTTCTCCGCGCCCGGTCCCGCTGAGCGCGCGCTCCTACGTCGCGTTATCGAGGAGCTCGGCGCTGGCCGCACGCCCAACACCAACATTCTACCCGAATACGCGGCGCTCGCCTTGGCACACGCAGCCACTGGCGCCCGCGCACTCGACGGGAACGTCGCGCGGGAACGCGTTCTGCCCCAAGTCGGGCTCACCACCGACTTCGGTGCCGTCACCGAAGGACACCCCATCGAAACGGCCGTCGTCGTGCCCCGGGCCGGCGCTACCGCCGACGTGCGCAAGCATGTCGACGCCGTCGCCCCCGCCGGCGGCCGCGTCGTCGTTACCGGCGAACCCGGTGTCGGCAAATCCTGGCTGTGCGAACAACTCGCAGACACCTACCGCGACGAAGGTTGGATTGTTGCCCGACACCACTGCTGGCTCGGTGCCACCGATATCAACCGGGAGGAGCGCGTCCTCACCGACGTTGTCATCGGAAGCCTTCTGCGGCAGCTCGAACAGATCGTGCCTGAAGCCACCACAGACCTGCGGCCCAGGTTCGCCGCTACCCCGGAAGCGCTCACCGTCGCAGTCCAGGCATGCCGCGAGACGCTCCCCCGGCAGAGCGTACTTCTCATCGTCGATGGTCTCGACCACGTCGACCGGGTCCTGGGCCGGCGTACCAGCCAGCAGACGGACCCCTCACGCCTATTGGTTGACCAGCTTGCCGCCATCGACCTGCCGCCCGGCGTATGCATGCTCATCGCCAGCCAACCCGGTTCCCACCTCGCCAATGCAGCACCCGGTGCCGGCGACCCCGTCCCGATGCCCCGCATGTCGTGGGAGGAGATCCGCACTCTCGCGACCAAGCACGGGCTGCTCACCGAACCCGGGGGGACCGAGCCGCTCGATGACGACGACGAACACACCATCGTCGACCTGGTCCACGACCGCTCCGGCGGCAACGCGCTATACGCCACCTACCTGTGTCGGTACGCGACCCACACCTCGCCGCTCGACGACGACGTAGCACCGGGCACGGTCAGCGACATCATTCACCGGCTGACGCGTGTCCCCGACACGGCCACTGACGTCGGTGCATACTACGAGTACCTGCTTGGCGCGATGACCGCCGACCAGTTGTTCGCCATCGGTACCCTCGCGCTGTGCGACTTCGCGCTGTCCGCGAACGAGCTCGGCGAACTGCTTCCCCCGGTGATGAAGCCGTTTTTAGCGCCCGCTCTCAAGACGCTTGCACCCGTGCTGAACTCGCAACCCGGCCTCGGTGGCCTGCGCATCCATCACGAAAGCTTTAGCCGGCACATCCTGCGCGGCAAGGACGACGAGTGGGTCGCCTCCATCCGTGAAAGCGCGGCCGCGTGGCTCGCGGCTCGCGGTTTCTTCACCGACGCGCGGGCGTTCCGGCACCTTCCCGAACTCCTCGCGCACCTGGACCGGTACGACGAACTGAAGGAGCTCATCCAGCCGGGCTTCGTCGCCGAAGGCATCCGCGCGTTCCAACCGCCGGAGGCGCTTCAGCGGGTCGTCGGGATCGTTGCCCGTGAAAGCGAAGCACGACTCGACTGGCCAACGCTGATCACCTGCGTCGAGACCCGCAAGTCAATTGACACCTACGAGACCGAGTCGCTGACCGACTCGATCGTCGAGTACTCGGACGTCGTGGTGGCCATCGTCGGTGCCGACTTCGTAGCCGAGCGACTCATGTACGAAGGACGGCCCACATTCCCGTCACGGTGGGGGCTCCGCCTCTGTGAGTCCGTGGACCGAGCCGGGGCTGCGGCCCCCTGGAAGGCGTACATCGACGTCCGAGAGTCCGAGTCGAAACGCGAACGCTCCACCTACAGCTCCGACCGCGACGGCACCCTCCACCTCGCCATCCAGCTCGGTGCGCTGCGCCTCCGCAATCAGCGTGGTGACATCCCGCCGAACCTGGCCGAACAGGTTGCCGAGAACCTCGAACTCGACCACGACGCGTCCCTCGAAGAGCTCGTCGACGTGTTCACCGCCGGTCTCCCGGCAGGGTCCATGCCGGACGTTGCCGCCGCGATGACCGACCCCAACAAGGCGGCCCGGGTATACCTGAGACTCGCCGACCTCGCCGCAGCCGAGACACCCGGCCTACCCGATCAGGCCGACTTCGCCCGGCAGGCGTGGACGCTTGCGCCGGTACTCGACATCGTCGGGTACCTGAACCACGGCATCCCCGCCGGTGACGTTCTCGAAGGGCTGGGAACCAACGACCTTGAAGCGGACATCCAGGCCGCCACCGACGCCGTCCTCGACGGTCGTTCCGCCAACTACGGCGACATTCAACGGTGGCTTTCGCTCCTCACGCTCGCCCACGCCCTCGACCGGTCCATCCCGCTCAAGTACGCCAGCCAGCTCGCGGGCGTCGGCTTCTATCGCGCCTGGCTGCGGTACGCGGTGGCTACCATCGGCGTCGCAGACGACGTCGCCGCCGATGTCACCAGGGCCGAAGCAGCCTCCACGGCCGTCCTAGTCGCGCTCGCTGACCTCGCGGCTGAAGCACACCCGTTCACCGGGGACCCGAGGGCGTGCGACCTGTATTCCATTCACTCACTCGTTCACAAGGTCGTCGAGAACTCCCTCATCGTCGTCCAACCCAGCGACCTCGGCCCGGTGCTCACCCACCTCATCGCCATCGGCGACGGCACCACCACCACGACCAACTTCGGACTACCCGAGAGCGGGCCCCTTACAACCAATGACCTCCTCAAGATCCTGTCTCGCGTCTCCGACCACATCGGCGTCGACGCCATCCACGCCCTGATCAAGGTCATCCGGGACCGACGCCGTGACACCAACACCCAGTACAGCGTCACCGCCAACTTCGAACTCGCAACCGCCCGCATCTGCGTCATCGCCGGCGCGAAGGATGAAGCCGACGAATGTTGGCGCCGCGCCTGCCTGCTCCTTGCAAGCTACGGCGGACACAAAGACCCCACCATCTTGGAAATCATCGACAGCATCCACGACATCGCCGACGTCGACATCGACGCCGCACGCGCATGCCTGGAGAAGCTCGTCGATCTCGTCTACCTGGTGCGGCAGCACACCAATGGCCGCGGCACCTCAGGCTTCGTGACCCGGTGGTGGGAGGAGGCCGCAACCATTGATCCGATCGCTGCGGGCATCGACGGCGCGGACACCCTCCTCGCCATGCTTGGGTTCGAGGACGTGCGCGCGTACACCGCACACACGCACCTACTCGAAACCCAGGTCATGACCGCGGATCCCATCGTCCTGGCGGCCCTGCGACTCGCCGTCGGGACGGGCTGGCGTCGCCCGACCACGGACCTTGAGCTCCTCACCCGGCTCGCGAATGAGCTCGGCAGGAGCCCGCAGACGGACGTGATGCTCGCCATCGTCGCGAACAACGTCGCGGCGACCTACGACGACCAGCCGATGCTTTACTCCAGCGACCAGCCCAAGTCCGCGGTGACACCGGAGCTTGTCGACGCAGTCGTCCGATTGGGTGGCGCAGCTTTCCCGGCCCGGACGCCGCGCCCGGAGCAGAAGCGGAACAGCGCATGGGACTCCAACCCGAAGCCTGACCGGCTGGAGTTGCAGAAGCGGCTCGTGAGCGACCAGCGTCCCATCGTCCTCGAAGGCCGGGCGGGTGCGATACTCGCGGCACGAGAGTTCGACAACCAGCGGTATCGGGACGACGCGGCTCCCAGGTGGGACCTTGACGCGGTCACGAACGCCATCGGATGGCGCATCATCGAAGCGACCCTGACCTATGGTGCAGAGGCGGGTATCGGGCTAGTTGAAGACGTCGCCCGTGAGGTGTCCCGATTTTCCGATAACGAGGTGTTCGCTGGTCTTGGCGAGGGCCTCGCCGCCCGCTGCGACGGCACCAGCGACGCGTTGAGGACGGTCGCCAGCCACTGTCTCACGCTCGCTTACATCCGTATCCGCGGCGGGGGCGGGTGGCGCGCGTTCGCCGGACGGGAACGTGTAAACCTGTGGACCACAGCACAAGAGCTGGATTCGGTTACCGCGGAGCGGACGCTGGCGTCGGCGGTCACCGAGACGGTTGATTCAGATGCGCAGCGCACGTACGGGGTAACGCAGGCTGTGGTTGCAGCGTTCGCTTCGACGCCGACCGGCGCGCCGGGTGGTACGGCGGTCGAGTGTTGGGAGGCTGCATTCCCGGTCATCCAACATCGGCTCCCGGGGATCGCGGAACGGGCCGGTCACACGTACCGGCCGACCGTGGCTCCTGACTCGCAGGATGCATTGGATGTCGCGTTGGCGACGCTTGCGTTGGCGACGATCTCTCAGCCGGTGCGCGCGGACCTGCGGCAGACGCTCCTCGCCACCGCACTCGTGGTGACGTGCCGCCCGAGGATCGGGCAGGCAGCACTCGTCCATGTACTGCGAGCTGGCTTGGACGCAGGCCGAACCACATGGCTGTTGGACGTCGTACGCACCTGCCTGCCGATTGGCGATCTGACTGATGAGATGGCGTCAGAGTTGACGCAGCTGGCTGGAACGGATTGGTTGTCAGTGCGCGTGCTCGCGGGCCGGATCCTGGACGCACACGGCCGTCCGGTTCCGTACCCGACGGCGACCGAACCCGCCCCGAAGGTACGAGCTGCCTTCCACGACCTCATGAGGAAGCGCGAATGA